TAGCCCTCCCAATGGCTAGGGATACTCCTCCTGATGGGTAGAAGAACCCCTTTCGAGGGGTAGAGGAACCCCTTTCGAGGGGTAGAGGAACCCCTTTCGAGGGGTAGAGGAACCCCTTTCGAGGGGTAGAGGAACCCCTTTCGAGGGGTAGAGGAACCCCTTTCGAGGGGTAGAGGAACCCCTTTTGAGGGGTAGAGGAACCCCTTTTGAGGGGTAGAGGAACCCCTCCCGATGACTATTCATAATTTTGTGTGTCCAAATAAAACTTGGGCCTTTAGCTTGTCCAGATTCAGCTAGTAGTCGCCTAGGGGCTTGTCCCTAAATCTCCTATAGATTTTATGGGGGCAATACAAAGATCGAATTAAAGCCCTTGCTTACTTTTATTAGAATTCCTTATGGGCCGATGGTTTTAACCATCGGCCCATTTTTATTGCAGTTAGTATGGCCGCTTTTGTTGCTGTAGGTTTCAACCTACAGCTAGGATAAAATATCAATCAGGGCCTAGGGGTTAGGCGCAGAAAAAACGTTAAACAGGCCCAAAAAAGGAGGGCCAAAACCATAGTTTTGACCCTCCTCTCTAAATCAGGAAAGCAATTAAGCTTTAAAGTAATGGGTTTTCTCTCTGCCTTAAACGGTTTTACAGGCCCGAAGGGCCGCAGGCTGAGGGATGGATAAGGGGGGCCGAAGGCCAGACCGAAGCCCGAAGGGCTGAAGGGCCGAGCAGACCTGCGAGCCCTGACACAGCCCGACCCGACCGATAATTCATGAGGGTTTTAACCCTCATTTTGTATAAGCTCGCAAAGCGATGCCGCTTTGCGCTGGGTTTCAACCCGGCGGAAGGGGCAGCCCCAAAAAAACTAATTGGCAGGAAGATATAAAACAGGGCCCAAAGGCCGCCGATAATCAGCTAAACGACCGATCCCCTGCATATACATCTGTGAAATTACCCCATCAAAATAGAGGGCAGAATGGCACTCCAACTCTTGAAACAACTGCGCAAAACGATAGAAGTTAATGGGGGCCAAAGACTGGATCAGATGCAAACGGCCCAAGCTATCGATGCCCAAGCCATTTCGGATAAATTTGTTCTTAGACGAAGGGCGAAAAGCAGGATGGATCTCTCCCTGATAGAGCAATAAGGGGCCCGATTGACTGGCCCAAAAGGCCTCGGGCTGCATTTGGGCATAGTCGGGACTAGGGGCAATGCCTGCCCGCCCCAAACGGTCTAGCCAAAATACCCCATTGGGCTGTAAAAAGAAGTTGCCCCGCCCTTCGCCTAAAACCAAAGGACGGCGCTCTTCGCCCGCTAGGACCAATAGGCCCACCGCCTCATAATTGGGATGAAACATGCCCGCATTCAGGGCCAAAATGGGGGGCTCCTCCTTAAAAAGTTGGGCCAAAGAACGCCCCTCTGCCGACAGCAGTTTTAGGCGCCCCAATTGCTTGGCCGACAAACGAGCATAGGCAAAGGACTGGCTGTAACCCTCAAATTCTCGCCGCTCCATCAAAAGGCCCTCATCACTTTCTGTAGAAAGTGGAGCCTGCGCTTGGCAGGCCCAACAAATCAATAAGAAAAATAAATATCGCATCTAATTAGTACTGAATAATGACCCCAATAGAAGGCACCGTTACCGAGCTCGTATTGTCTATGCTTCTGAGCAAATAAGCAGCATCGGGCTGTCCCTCATTGATAATCGTTACGGGCTGATCGCCATCATCGCCCTGCTCCAAAATTAGGCGGGGCTGACTAGCCGCCTGAGAGGGGAAATTCTGCAAATCAAAGTAGAGCTGTAGGCTCCATTTGGGAAAATACCATTTATAATCTACCCGAAAATCAACTCCATAAAATAAATTGGTCCGCTCGCTATTGAGTTGGCTGTAATCTCTAAGTCCCTCATTAAAGCTGTTCCAGTTTTGGACCAAAGCAGAAAGGCTGTCATTATAAGGCGTATAAGGTAAGCCCGTCTGCATACGGATATTTAAACCCAATTGCAATTCCTGATTAACCAGCGCCTTAGTAATGGCCGATTTTCCCTTGGCTTCTCGCTTTTCATTGCGGGCCTTGCGAATCTTTTGGTTCATCATCGGAATCGTTTTGCCCAAGGCCGCATTCACAATATGACGGCTATCCCAAGAAGAAACCACATAATCTCCCGCCTGATTTTTAAACTCAGAGCGGCCCAAAGTATAGGCCAAAATGCCATAAAAGCCTTTGTAGAGGCGCTGTTGAAACAAGAACTCTAGTCCATAACTACGGCCCTCTCCACGATCATCTAGAGGGGCAGCGCCCACCACGCCAAAATCAGCCCCAAAGTTGGCCAAGGCAATCTGCTCATTGAGCAAAAAGGGATAATTGTTATACTTCTTATAATAGGCCTCTACCGAAATCTTGCTGGCCGTTTCACTCAAATAACTAAAACCCGCCACCAACTGCTGATTGCGGATAAACTTCAGGCGATCCTGATTGGCCAAACTCCCATCATTGCTTCTAAAACCAAGAGCCGTATAGGCCGGCAGCTGATAGAAAATCCCCGCATTGGCATTAAAGCTAATCTGAGGCGTAATGGCATAAGAAAGGGCCAAACGAGGCGAAAACTGCTCTAGGGGATTGGCCATCAGCTCCGAATAACTATTGCCATCCAAGCGCATCCCTACAGAAAGATTTAGGCGGTCCTGCAAAAACTGCTTGCTAATTTGACCAAAAGCCGCATACTTATGAAAAAACAGCTCCGTCTGATAACTCACTAGCTGAGGCGAGCCGCCCACCAAGGCTTGCAAATTGCTGCGGTTAAAGTAACGAACGTATTGATAGCCCAAACCATAACTCAGCTTGTAGTCGCCCTTCAAGCGAAGACTATGCTCTAAACGCAATTTATTCTCACTCTCCTGAGAGTTGTAATCAAAGGTTCTGGGCAGACTCTCGTCATTTTCCTCATGCTTGAAAATATCATTGTTGAGCATATTTCTACTCAAAACAAAGGTATAATAGCCATTCTTCTGAAACTTCTTATAGACCGCGCCAATGGCATAGTTCCATTGGTTGTTCACCGGAATATTATCCAGTTGATAGCGCTGCTCTGGGGTTTCATTAGCATCCAAATTGAGCTTGAAACGGTCAATGGCCCCCAAACCCGTTACATAAAATAGGTCCTTATTGGGCAGCTTGTATTGCCACTTAAACTGAAAATCATTGTAGGTGGGCAAAAAAGAAAGCCCAATGGCATCAAATAAAAATTGGAGATAAGACTGACGAGCCGAAAGCAATAGGCTGTGGTTCTTGTTTTTGTCTAAAGGCCCCTCTAAGGCCAAGGAAACATCCGTGGCGCCCACACTAGCCGTTAGCCCCAAACGGTCGTCTCGGGCATTCTTTTGCCGAAAATTAAAGACCGAGCTCAAACTATTGCCCCGATTGGCCGGAAAAGCCCCACTAAAAAAGTCTACCTCCGAAATCAAATCCACATTGAGCAAACCCTGTGGCCCACCCGAAGCCCCCTGAGTAGCATAATGGTTAATGTTCGGTACCTCAATATCATCCAAAAAGAAGCGGTTCTCATTAGGCGCTCCCCCCCGAATAATTAGATCGTTGCGAAAAGAATTGGTGGTGGTCACCCCAGGCAAAATCCGAATGACCTTAGAAATATCTCGGTTTCCCCCCGGATTCCGCTGAATCTCCGCCGTTCCAATGGTCTGCAAAGAGGTCGGACTCTCCGCTTTTTGCTTAAAGGGAGAGGCCTTAATCACCACTTCTTCTACGGCTTCGCTTTCTTCTTCTAAAAAAAAGTCGATATTAGCAGGCCGAGAGTTGGTCACTTGAATTTCTGATTTGGTCTGGCTCTCATAACCCAAATAACTTACAGTAAGCGTATAAAAGCCAGGCTCCAAATTGGCAATTTCATACTCCCCCTCCAAATTACTGATACCGCCAAGGCCCAAACTAGGGATACCCACACTAGCCCCCATAATAGGTTGGCTGTTTTTGGCATCTAAAATTCGTCCTTTAATCAAGCCGTTTTGTCCCCAAATAGGCAGCGACAAAAGAATGGAAACCATCCAAATACTCCCTAAACTAAAGTTTTTTAGTGCGTTCATGCTCTTTCTATACAGTTTTAGCGTTTAATATGCAGCGGAAACACAACACTTTTTGATTTGTTTAATTTTGTTGAAGATTTACCGCTGAATCATTCAACAAATATGCTTTTATAGTATGATGAAATACGATCAGTTGATTCGTTTGTTGCCTTATTTGGCCGCATTCGAAGAGGAGGGACCTAAGGCCGATTGGACCGCCAAGGATTTTGCCTACTGGATTCTAGAACAGGATATTGAGGTGGATAATGTAACCGATTTAGAGCCAGCTATGCCTCTGCAAGGCGACCTAGCCGCCCAAATTACTCAGTTAGTTACCCTTAATTATAAATATCTTCGCTTTTACCTCAAGAAAAAGTTTAAAGATGAGCCCATCTCTACCATAGATGAGTTTGGCTTTTTGGCCAGCCTATTGGTCGATGGAACCATGTAAAAAAAACAACTCATCGATAAAAATACGATGGAGTTTAGCTCGGGCATGGAAATTATCCGCCGCCTGAAAAGAGGCCAGTTCATTAGCAGCCGCCCCGACCCCAGCGATGGCCGGGCAAAGTTGGTCTCCTTAACACAAAAGGGGGAGGCCCTCATTATGCAGCTTTTACCACAAATGGGACAGCTCGGCCAATTGGCAATTGCCCCCCTCAGCCCCAAGGAACAACAGCAGCTGCATTACCTGCTCCAAAAACTAAATGTCTATCATAATCCCATCTTTTACCAAGCTCATCAAGATGATATGCAAGCTATTTTAGCCGAAAAATTAGGGGAGTAGTCTTTTTTGGGGCTGCCCCTCCCTGCGGTCGGGTCGGGCTGTCTCGCAGCTCGCTGTTCGCTCGGCCCTGCGCCAGCAAGCTGGCTGGGTCTGCGGCTTCGCCGCACTGCTGCCCATCCCTCAGCCAAGGCGCTGCGCGCCTTTCTAGACGCAAAAAAATAAAATTTCTTTAGGCTGAAAATGAGGGAGTTGCCGTTTTTACTTCAAAAAAGTTAGGTTTTTTTTATAGAAAAGTTTGGACAAACCAAATAGCTGCCCTATATTTGCAATCGCAAGGACGGAACGATATCGTTCTTCTACGCAGGAGGTTTGGCAGAGTGGTCGAATGCGTCGGTCTTGAAAACCGAAGACCCTTCACGGGGTCCGGGGGTTCGAATCCCTCAACCTCCGCCACAAAAGCCTGATGGTTAACCATCAGGCTTTATTTTTTTGGGTCAAAATTTCTTTCTTTCTCAAAAGAATATTATTTTTGCCCGCTGCCAAAAGGCAAGTACACAATTTTATTAATTATTCATTTTCACTCATCCAGGTAAGATGTACGCAATCGTAGAAATTAAAGGACAACAGTTTAAGGTGAGCGAGGGTCAAGAGATCTTTGTTCATCGTCTGGATGCTAAAGAGGGCGATCAAGTTACTTTTGATAAAGTACTCCTCCTAGCAAAAGACGACACTTACCAAGTTGGTCAGCCTACCGTAGAGGCTAAAGTTAACAGCACAGTATTAGAGCACCTAAAAGGTGACAAGGTAATCGTTTTCAAAAAGAAACGTCGTAAGGGCTATCGCAAGAAAAACGGTCACCGTCAATCTTTCACAAAAATCAAGATTGACAGCATTGCATAGGCTTATAGCTATGCGAAGTTCATTATTTGTTAAATTAGTACGCTAAACATATAAAGTCATGGCACACAAGAAAGGTGTAGGTAGTACGGACAACGGACGGGATAGTAACAGTAAACGACTCGGTGTAAAGAAATACGGCGGTCAACTCGTTCGCTCTGGAAACATTATCGTTCGTCAGCGTGGTACAAAATTCCACCCCGGCGAAAATATGGGTAAAGGTAGAGACTTTACTCTTTTTGCACTCTGCGATGGTATCGTAGAATTCAAGAAAGGCTATAAAAATCGCACTTTCGTGAATATCATTCCTGCAGAAGTAGAAGTGGTTTCTTAGGAAATTTCACATCAATGATATAAAAAAGCTTTCTTTGACCCTTGGGTTGGAGAAAGCTTTTTTTATTTTGAGGGGCAAAGCCCCTTTTTCGCCCTTTAGGGCGCACAATTGGCCACAACAAAGCCTTTAGGCTGCAGTTCGACGACCAAAGGGAGTAACCGAGGGCTGGCGCAATTGGCCTAGCGATGTGCAGGGGTGGCCCGTAGGGCCAGACCGAGGCGGCTTTGCCGGTGAAGGGCCGAGCAGACCTGCGAGCCCCGAAACGTAGCGCAGCAAGGCGAAGCCGCAGCTGAGGCCCCAAATTATCATTCATTCAAAAAATCCCCTTAAAATATGATAGCTCGACACACATTTAGTCAGGAAGATATAGCTGGCCGCCTAGCCAATATTCGGCGTTATGAGCCCGTACTAGATTATTACGGACAACAGCTCAAGGTAGAGGCCGCCTTGCTCAAAGCTATCGTAGCCGTAGA
This genomic interval from Saprospira grandis contains the following:
- a CDS encoding phosphodiester glycosidase family protein, giving the protein MRYLFFLLICWACQAQAPLSTESDEGLLMERREFEGYSQSFAYARLSAKQLGRLKLLSAEGRSLAQLFKEEPPILALNAGMFHPNYEAVGLLVLAGEERRPLVLGEGRGNFFLQPNGVFWLDRLGRAGIAPSPDYAQMQPEAFWASQSGPLLLYQGEIHPAFRPSSKNKFIRNGLGIDSLGRLHLIQSLAPINFYRFAQLFQELECHSALYFDGVISQMYMQGIGRLADYRRPLGPVLYLPAN
- the rplU gene encoding 50S ribosomal protein L21, yielding MYAIVEIKGQQFKVSEGQEIFVHRLDAKEGDQVTFDKVLLLAKDDTYQVGQPTVEAKVNSTVLEHLKGDKVIVFKKKRRKGYRKKNGHRQSFTKIKIDSIA
- a CDS encoding TonB-dependent receptor codes for the protein MNALKNFSLGSIWMVSILLSLPIWGQNGLIKGRILDAKNSQPIMGASVGIPSLGLGGISNLEGEYEIANLEPGFYTLTVSYLGYESQTKSEIQVTNSRPANIDFFLEEESEAVEEVVIKASPFKQKAESPTSLQTIGTAEIQRNPGGNRDISKVIRILPGVTTTNSFRNDLIIRGGAPNENRFFLDDIEVPNINHYATQGASGGPQGLLNVDLISEVDFFSGAFPANRGNSLSSVFNFRQKNARDDRLGLTASVGATDVSLALEGPLDKNKNHSLLLSARQSYLQFLFDAIGLSFLPTYNDFQFKWQYKLPNKDLFYVTGLGAIDRFKLNLDANETPEQRYQLDNIPVNNQWNYAIGAVYKKFQKNGYYTFVLSRNMLNNDIFKHEENDESLPRTFDYNSQESENKLRLEHSLRLKGDYKLSYGLGYQYVRYFNRSNLQALVGGSPQLVSYQTELFFHKYAAFGQISKQFLQDRLNLSVGMRLDGNSYSELMANPLEQFSPRLALSYAITPQISFNANAGIFYQLPAYTALGFRSNDGSLANQDRLKFIRNQQLVAGFSYLSETASKISVEAYYKKYNNYPFLLNEQIALANFGADFGVVGAAPLDDRGEGRSYGLEFLFQQRLYKGFYGILAYTLGRSEFKNQAGDYVVSSWDSRHIVNAALGKTIPMMNQKIRKARNEKREAKGKSAITKALVNQELQLGLNIRMQTGLPYTPYNDSLSALVQNWNSFNEGLRDYSQLNSERTNLFYGVDFRVDYKWYFPKWSLQLYFDLQNFPSQAASQPRLILEQGDDGDQPVTIINEGQPDAAYLLRSIDNTSSVTVPSIGVIIQY
- a CDS encoding MarR family winged helix-turn-helix transcriptional regulator, yielding MEFSSGMEIIRRLKRGQFISSRPDPSDGRAKLVSLTQKGEALIMQLLPQMGQLGQLAIAPLSPKEQQQLHYLLQKLNVYHNPIFYQAHQDDMQAILAEKLGE
- the rpmA gene encoding 50S ribosomal protein L27, with amino-acid sequence MAHKKGVGSTDNGRDSNSKRLGVKKYGGQLVRSGNIIVRQRGTKFHPGENMGKGRDFTLFALCDGIVEFKKGYKNRTFVNIIPAEVEVVS